The sequence TATGCGCACACATCATTTGATAGTCTTTTTGGTCCCTCAGTTAATTTTCGAAGAATTTGCAAAATTCGTTAACTGAGCAGAACCGCCGCTCGCGCCAACTGCAGCGCTTGTTTTTGTCGTCTCAGACCGGGTCATTCGCTCCCCCCCCAACGCAAAAGGGCGGGCCAGACGGCCCGCACCTTGCTTGAATTCATCCGCGGTCACTCGGTGACGGTGACCTTGCGCATCACGTCCGGCGTGCCGTCGACCGCGCCGTTGCCGCCGGTGCCGCGCTTGATCGCGTCGACCACGTCCTGCCCGCCGGTCACCCTTCCGACCACGGTGTACTGACCGTTCAGGAAATACCCTTCGTCGAACATGATGAAGAACTGGCTGTTGGCGGAATTGGGGTTCTGCGACCGGGCCATGCCCACGACGCCCTTGTCGAACGGGATGTCGGAGAATTCGGCAGGCACGTCGGGCAGGTCGGAGCCGCCCATGCCCGCGCGCGACAGGTCGCCGCCTTCCTTGCCGAACTGGACGTCGCCGGTCTGCGCCATGAAGCCGTCGATCACGCGGTGGAACACGACGCCATCGTAGGCGCCCTGCTCCGCCAGCGTGGTGATCCGCTCCACGTGCTGCGGTGCCACGTCCTCCAGCAGGTCGATGGTCACGGTGCCGTTCGCCTCGCCCTCGACCTCGATCTCGAGGCCGGTCGCGCCGGCGGCACCGGCCGTGAGGACGGCTGCGGTTGCGATCAGGAACTTACGCATCGGCGGCCACCTTGACGCGGATCATGCGGTCGGGTTCGGCCGGCGGCTCGCCGCGGGTGATGGCATCCACGTGCTCCATCCCGCTGATGACCTGGCCATAGACCGTGTACTGGCCGTTCAGGAAGTCGTTGTCCTTGAAGTTGATGAAGAACTGGCTGTTCGCGCTGTCGGGATTGGCCGACCGCGCCGCGCCCAGCGATCCACGGGCGTGCGGCACCTTGGAAAATTCCGCCGGCACGTTGCCGAGGTCCGAACCGCCGGTTCCCGCGAGGCGCAGGTTGAATCCGTCTTCCATGTTCCCGTGCTCCACATCGCCGGTCTGGGCCATGAACCCGTCGATCACCCGGTGGAACGCGACATTGTCGTACTTGCCCGCGCGGGCCAGTTCCTTCATCCGGGCCACGTGCTTGGGCGCCACGTCGGGCAGAAGCTGGATGGTGACGGTGCCGCCCTTCAACTCCATCAGGATCGTGTTTTCGGGGTCTTTGATCTCGGCCATGCGGGTCTCCTTCGCAAAATGGGTTGGGCGATACCTAAGTCCGATCGTCGGGATTGCCAAGCAGATGCATTGACCCCCGCGCCGGATATGGCAAAAGACGGCCATCGCACCGCAAACCGGAGGAACGGCATGGGCTGGAAGACACTGGATGACATGGAACTGAACGGCAAGACCGTGCTGGTGCGTGTCGACATCAACGTGCCGGTCGAGGACGGGCGCGTGACGGATTCCACGCGGATCGAGCGCATCGTTCCGACCGTCACCGACATCCTCTCTGCCGGTGGCACGCCGGTGCTGCTGGCGCATTTCGGCAGGCCCAAGGGCAAGGTGGTCCCCGAGATGTCGCTGAAGCCGCTGCTGCCCGCGCTAGAGGACGCGCTGGGGCGCAGCGTCACGCTGATCGACAGCATCGATGCGGCGGAGGCCGGGCTTGATCCGGATGCCGAGGTCCTGCTTCTGGAAAACATCCGCTTCGAGCCCGGCGAGGAAAAGAATGACACCGCCCTCGCCCGCCGTCTGGCGGCGCTGGGGGATGTGTATTGCAACGACGCCTTTTCGGCTGCACA is a genomic window of Sulfitobacter alexandrii containing:
- a CDS encoding peptidylprolyl isomerase gives rise to the protein MRKFLIATAAVLTAGAAGATGLEIEVEGEANGTVTIDLLEDVAPQHVERITTLAEQGAYDGVVFHRVIDGFMAQTGDVQFGKEGGDLSRAGMGGSDLPDVPAEFSDIPFDKGVVGMARSQNPNSANSQFFIMFDEGYFLNGQYTVVGRVTGGQDVVDAIKRGTGGNGAVDGTPDVMRKVTVTE
- a CDS encoding peptidylprolyl isomerase, whose protein sequence is MAEIKDPENTILMELKGGTVTIQLLPDVAPKHVARMKELARAGKYDNVAFHRVIDGFMAQTGDVEHGNMEDGFNLRLAGTGGSDLGNVPAEFSKVPHARGSLGAARSANPDSANSQFFINFKDNDFLNGQYTVYGQVISGMEHVDAITRGEPPAEPDRMIRVKVAADA